In the genome of Drosophila yakuba strain Tai18E2 chromosome 3R, Prin_Dyak_Tai18E2_2.1, whole genome shotgun sequence, one region contains:
- the LOC6538696 gene encoding extended synaptotagmin-2-B isoform X2, translated as MSDNTPSVPLAEFTIPPDPTETEPFVPLVEAKRMNESPVVAPATPTGNGTPPTQTANGNSTVATKSVSDDNSIFSVFYTLGKKVAIVGSIYLVGYMGWSVAWLIAPVILSVARDQLAKTSEKKRDVAKASALASEKDVILARIDELPAWVYFPDVERCEWLNKILKQVWPNANHFARTLVKETIEPNVALALANYKMNGFRFDRIILGTIPPRIGGVKIYDKNVDRNEIIMDLDLFYASDCDINFYLGGMKGGIKDFQIHGWVRVVMKPLIRSMPLVGGLQIFFLNNPNIDFNLVGVIDFMDMPGLSDLLRRIIVEQIGNVMVLPNKLPISLSEEVSAVALKMPEPEGILRIHVVEAKDLMKKDISVLGKGKSDPYAIINVGAQEFKTQIIDNNVNPKWDYWCEATVFIQMGQFVEIQLKDSDDSKKDENLGRASIDIASVIKKGVVDSWLTLEDAKHGLLHVRLQWYKLTADPNDLQQILLETQLLRVTSMSSAVLSVFIDSARHLKQARSSSKPDPYLVCSVNKQKQQTAMIMRDDSPVWEQGFTFLVSNPDNECLNLKIYDQKTGNDIGQYTYTLSTLLKQFNMEVIQQPFQLQKSGPESKLYMSLSLRILKPGEIDKESDALEQVAALTRSSSVKTPDVTAVSPPAFKESQATSKRLSAESPISEEDPVAATKVSPAMSASTSSEKPISELATSVLTHRFPDSTSSPGEHGLGRMQLSIRYSAQRQKLDVTIHKIQKIPLRDPSNIPDPYVKLYLLPGRTKESKRKTSVIKDNCNPVYDASFEYLISIAELRQTELEVTVCTQKGFLSGGSPIIGMLKIPLDDAEITTQTGLNSWFDLQPEIRHE; from the exons ATGAG CGATAACACTCCATCGGTGCCCTTGGCGGAGTTCACCATCCCACCCGATCCCACGGAGACCGAACCCTTTGTGCCGCTGGTGGAGGCCAAAAGAATGAACGAATCCCCAGTGGTGGcgccggccacgcccaccggcAACGGCACGCCGCCCACCCAGACGGCAAATGGCAACTCAACGGTGGCTACGAAATCCGTGTCCGATGATAACAGCATTTTCAGCGTGTTCTACACGCTGGGCAAGAAGGTGGCCATTGTGGGCTCCATTTATCTGGTGGGCTACATGGGCTGGTCGGTGGCCTGGCTCATAGCACCGGTCATCCTGTCGGTGGCACGCGACCAGTTGGCCAAGACGTCGGAGAAGAAGCGCGACGTGGCCAAGGCCTCGGCTTTGGCCTCCGAGAAGGACGTAATCCTGGCCAGAATCGATGAGCTGCCCGCGTGGGTCTACTTTCCCGACGTGGAGCGCTGCGAGTGGCTGAACAAG ATCCTGAAGCAAGTGTGGCCCAATGCCAATCACTTTGCACGCACCTTGGTCAAGGAAACCATCGAGCCCAATGTGGCTCTAGCTCTGGCCAACTACAAGATGAATGGATTCCGATTCGATCGCATCATACTGGGCACCATACCACCGCGAATTGGTGGCGTCAAGATCTACGACAAGAACGTGGATCGTAATGAGATCATCATGGATCTGGATCTGTTTTATGCCAGCGATTGCGACATCAATTTCTATTTGGGTGGCATGAAGGGTGGCATCAAGGACTTTCAGATCCATGGCTGGGTGCGTGTGGTGATGAAGCCGCTGATTCGATCGATGCCCCTGGTGGGTGGACTGCAGATCTTCTTCCTCAACAATCCGAATATCGATTTCAATTTGGTGGGCGTGATTGATTTCATGGACATGCCCGGTCTGAGTGACTTGCTGCGCAGGATCATCGTGGAGCAGATTGGCAATGTGATGGTGTTGCCCAACAAACTGCCCATTTCACTCAGCGAAGAGGTCTCGGCGGTGGCCCTGAAGATGCCCGAACCGGAG GGCATTCTGCGCATTCACGTGGTCGAGGCCAAGGACCTGATGAAGAAGGACATCAGTGTGCTGGGCAAGGGCAAGTCCGATCCCTATGCCATCATCAATGTGGGCGCCCAGGAGTTCAAGACCCAGATCATAGACAACAACGTCAATCCCAAGTGGGACTACTGGTGTGAG GCTACTGTTTTTATTCAAATGGGTCAATTTGTCGAGATTCAATTGAAGGACTCGGATGATTCCAAGAAAGACGAGAACCTGGGCAG AGCCAGCATCGACATTGCCAGCGTGATCAAGAAAGGCGTTGTGGATAGT TGGCTCACCTTGGAAGATGCCAAGCATGGACTTCTGCATGTCCGCCTGCAATGGTACAAACTCACTGCCGATCCCAATGATCTGCAGCAGATCTTGCTGGAAACTCAACTCCTACGCGTGACCAGCATGAGTTCGGCGGTACTCAGTGTATTCATCGACTCAGCTAGGCATTTGAAG CAAGCGCGATCCAGCTCCAAACCCGATCCCTATCTCGTGTGCAGCGTGAACAAGCAGAAACAGCAGACTGCCATGATAATGCGTGATGATTCTCCCGTTTGGGAGCAGGGCTTCACCTTCCTGGTCAGCAATCCCGATAACGAGTGTCTGAACCTCAAGATCTACGACCAGAAGACCGGAAACGATATCGGCCAGTACACCTACACCCTCAGCACGCTGCTCAAGCAATTCAATATGGAGGTCATACAGCAGCCCTTCCAACTGCAGAAGTCTGGTCCGGAATCGAAACTCTATATGTCGCTTTCACTGCGCATTCTGAAGCCCGGCGAGATTGACAAGGAATCGGATGCCTTGGAGCAAGTGGCGGCCCTCACACGCAGCAGCTCCGTGAAGACACCAGACGTGACTGCAGTTTCACCTCCAGCATTTAAG GAATCTCAGGCAACCAGCAAGCGCTTGTCCGCCGAGTCGCCCATCAGTGAAGAAGATCCAGTGGCGGCTACGAAAGTCTCGCCGGCCATGTCGGCCTCCACCTCCAGTGAAAAGCCCATCAGCGAGCTGGCCACCTCCGTGCTGACCCACCGCTTTCCGGACTCCACCTCCTCGCCCGGCGAACATGGCCTCGGACGGATGCAGTTGTCCATCCGCTACAGCGCCCAGCGTCAAAAACTAGACGTGACCATTCACAAGATCCAGAAGATACCACTTCGCGATCCCAGCAACATACCCGATCCGTATGTTAAGCTGTACCTGCTGCCTGGACGCACCAAGGAGTCGAAACGCAAGACGAGCGTGATCAAGGACAACTGCAACCCCGTCTACGATGCATCCTTTGAGTACCTGATTTCCATTGCCGAGCTCAGGCAGACGGAACTCGAGGTGACGGTGTGCACACAAAAGGGATTCCTATCCGGCGGCAGTCCCATCATTGGCATG CTGAAAATACCTCTGGATGATGCCGAGATAACCACACAAACTGGTTTGAATTCTTGGTTCGACTTGCAGCCTGAAATACGGCACGAGTAG
- the LOC6538696 gene encoding extended synaptotagmin-2-B isoform X4, with amino-acid sequence MNESPVVAPATPTGNGTPPTQTANGNSTVATKSVSDDNSIFSVFYTLGKKVAIVGSIYLVGYMGWSVAWLIAPVILSVARDQLAKTSEKKRDVAKASALASEKDVILARIDELPAWVYFPDVERCEWLNKILKQVWPNANHFARTLVKETIEPNVALALANYKMNGFRFDRIILGTIPPRIGGVKIYDKNVDRNEIIMDLDLFYASDCDINFYLGGMKGGIKDFQIHGWVRVVMKPLIRSMPLVGGLQIFFLNNPNIDFNLVGVIDFMDMPGLSDLLRRIIVEQIGNVMVLPNKLPISLSEEVSAVALKMPEPEGILRIHVVEAKDLMKKDISVLGKGKSDPYAIINVGAQEFKTQIIDNNVNPKWDYWCEACIFTTIGHYIGFSLWDYDQTMPGVQSDDVLGRASIDIASVIKKGVVDSWLTLEDAKHGLLHVRLQWYKLTADPNDLQQILLETQLLRVTSMSSAVLSVFIDSARHLKQARSSSKPDPYLVCSVNKQKQQTAMIMRDDSPVWEQGFTFLVSNPDNECLNLKIYDQKTGNDIGQYTYTLSTLLKQFNMEVIQQPFQLQKSGPESKLYMSLSLRILKPGEIDKESDALEQVAALTRSSSVKTPDVTAVSPPAFKESQATSKRLSAESPISEEDPVAATKVSPAMSASTSSEKPISELATSVLTHRFPDSTSSPGEHGLGRMQLSIRYSAQRQKLDVTIHKIQKIPLRDPSNIPDPYVKLYLLPGRTKESKRKTSVIKDNCNPVYDASFEYLISIAELRQTELEVTVCTQKGFLSGGSPIIGMLKIPLDDAEITTQTGLNSWFDLQPEIRHE; translated from the exons ATGAACGAATCCCCAGTGGTGGcgccggccacgcccaccggcAACGGCACGCCGCCCACCCAGACGGCAAATGGCAACTCAACGGTGGCTACGAAATCCGTGTCCGATGATAACAGCATTTTCAGCGTGTTCTACACGCTGGGCAAGAAGGTGGCCATTGTGGGCTCCATTTATCTGGTGGGCTACATGGGCTGGTCGGTGGCCTGGCTCATAGCACCGGTCATCCTGTCGGTGGCACGCGACCAGTTGGCCAAGACGTCGGAGAAGAAGCGCGACGTGGCCAAGGCCTCGGCTTTGGCCTCCGAGAAGGACGTAATCCTGGCCAGAATCGATGAGCTGCCCGCGTGGGTCTACTTTCCCGACGTGGAGCGCTGCGAGTGGCTGAACAAG ATCCTGAAGCAAGTGTGGCCCAATGCCAATCACTTTGCACGCACCTTGGTCAAGGAAACCATCGAGCCCAATGTGGCTCTAGCTCTGGCCAACTACAAGATGAATGGATTCCGATTCGATCGCATCATACTGGGCACCATACCACCGCGAATTGGTGGCGTCAAGATCTACGACAAGAACGTGGATCGTAATGAGATCATCATGGATCTGGATCTGTTTTATGCCAGCGATTGCGACATCAATTTCTATTTGGGTGGCATGAAGGGTGGCATCAAGGACTTTCAGATCCATGGCTGGGTGCGTGTGGTGATGAAGCCGCTGATTCGATCGATGCCCCTGGTGGGTGGACTGCAGATCTTCTTCCTCAACAATCCGAATATCGATTTCAATTTGGTGGGCGTGATTGATTTCATGGACATGCCCGGTCTGAGTGACTTGCTGCGCAGGATCATCGTGGAGCAGATTGGCAATGTGATGGTGTTGCCCAACAAACTGCCCATTTCACTCAGCGAAGAGGTCTCGGCGGTGGCCCTGAAGATGCCCGAACCGGAG GGCATTCTGCGCATTCACGTGGTCGAGGCCAAGGACCTGATGAAGAAGGACATCAGTGTGCTGGGCAAGGGCAAGTCCGATCCCTATGCCATCATCAATGTGGGCGCCCAGGAGTTCAAGACCCAGATCATAGACAACAACGTCAATCCCAAGTGGGACTACTGGTGTGAG GCGTGTATTTTTACCACCATTGGTCACTATATTGGGTTTTCTTTGTGGGACTATGATCAGACTATGCCAGGTGTACAGAGCGATGATGTATTGGGCAG AGCCAGCATCGACATTGCCAGCGTGATCAAGAAAGGCGTTGTGGATAGT TGGCTCACCTTGGAAGATGCCAAGCATGGACTTCTGCATGTCCGCCTGCAATGGTACAAACTCACTGCCGATCCCAATGATCTGCAGCAGATCTTGCTGGAAACTCAACTCCTACGCGTGACCAGCATGAGTTCGGCGGTACTCAGTGTATTCATCGACTCAGCTAGGCATTTGAAG CAAGCGCGATCCAGCTCCAAACCCGATCCCTATCTCGTGTGCAGCGTGAACAAGCAGAAACAGCAGACTGCCATGATAATGCGTGATGATTCTCCCGTTTGGGAGCAGGGCTTCACCTTCCTGGTCAGCAATCCCGATAACGAGTGTCTGAACCTCAAGATCTACGACCAGAAGACCGGAAACGATATCGGCCAGTACACCTACACCCTCAGCACGCTGCTCAAGCAATTCAATATGGAGGTCATACAGCAGCCCTTCCAACTGCAGAAGTCTGGTCCGGAATCGAAACTCTATATGTCGCTTTCACTGCGCATTCTGAAGCCCGGCGAGATTGACAAGGAATCGGATGCCTTGGAGCAAGTGGCGGCCCTCACACGCAGCAGCTCCGTGAAGACACCAGACGTGACTGCAGTTTCACCTCCAGCATTTAAG GAATCTCAGGCAACCAGCAAGCGCTTGTCCGCCGAGTCGCCCATCAGTGAAGAAGATCCAGTGGCGGCTACGAAAGTCTCGCCGGCCATGTCGGCCTCCACCTCCAGTGAAAAGCCCATCAGCGAGCTGGCCACCTCCGTGCTGACCCACCGCTTTCCGGACTCCACCTCCTCGCCCGGCGAACATGGCCTCGGACGGATGCAGTTGTCCATCCGCTACAGCGCCCAGCGTCAAAAACTAGACGTGACCATTCACAAGATCCAGAAGATACCACTTCGCGATCCCAGCAACATACCCGATCCGTATGTTAAGCTGTACCTGCTGCCTGGACGCACCAAGGAGTCGAAACGCAAGACGAGCGTGATCAAGGACAACTGCAACCCCGTCTACGATGCATCCTTTGAGTACCTGATTTCCATTGCCGAGCTCAGGCAGACGGAACTCGAGGTGACGGTGTGCACACAAAAGGGATTCCTATCCGGCGGCAGTCCCATCATTGGCATG CTGAAAATACCTCTGGATGATGCCGAGATAACCACACAAACTGGTTTGAATTCTTGGTTCGACTTGCAGCCTGAAATACGGCACGAGTAG
- the LOC6538696 gene encoding extended synaptotagmin-2-B isoform X3: MSDNTPSVPLAEFTIPPDPTETEPFVPLVEAKRMNESPVVAPATPTGNGTPPTQTANGNSTVATKSVSDDNSIFSVFYTLGKKVAIVGSIYLVGYMGWSVAWLIAPVILSVARDQLAKTSEKKRDVAKASALASEKDVILARIDELPAWVYFPDVERCEWLNKILKQVWPNANHFARTLVKETIEPNVALALANYKMNGFRFDRIILGTIPPRIGGVKIYDKNVDRNEIIMDLDLFYASDCDINFYLGGMKGGIKDFQIHGWVRVVMKPLIRSMPLVGGLQIFFLNNPNIDFNLVGVIDFMDMPGLSDLLRRIIVEQIGNVMVLPNKLPISLSEEVSAVALKMPEPEGILRIHVVEAKDLMKKDISVLGKGKSDPYAIINVGAQEFKTQIIDNNVNPKWDYWCEAVVEVSQHAILVLRLFDWDRTSDDESLGRASIDIASVIKKGVVDSWLTLEDAKHGLLHVRLQWYKLTADPNDLQQILLETQLLRVTSMSSAVLSVFIDSARHLKQARSSSKPDPYLVCSVNKQKQQTAMIMRDDSPVWEQGFTFLVSNPDNECLNLKIYDQKTGNDIGQYTYTLSTLLKQFNMEVIQQPFQLQKSGPESKLYMSLSLRILKPGEIDKESDALEQVAALTRSSSVKTPDVTAVSPPAFKESQATSKRLSAESPISEEDPVAATKVSPAMSASTSSEKPISELATSVLTHRFPDSTSSPGEHGLGRMQLSIRYSAQRQKLDVTIHKIQKIPLRDPSNIPDPYVKLYLLPGRTKESKRKTSVIKDNCNPVYDASFEYLISIAELRQTELEVTVCTQKGFLSGGSPIIGMLKIPLDDAEITTQTGLNSWFDLQPEIRHE, from the exons ATGAG CGATAACACTCCATCGGTGCCCTTGGCGGAGTTCACCATCCCACCCGATCCCACGGAGACCGAACCCTTTGTGCCGCTGGTGGAGGCCAAAAGAATGAACGAATCCCCAGTGGTGGcgccggccacgcccaccggcAACGGCACGCCGCCCACCCAGACGGCAAATGGCAACTCAACGGTGGCTACGAAATCCGTGTCCGATGATAACAGCATTTTCAGCGTGTTCTACACGCTGGGCAAGAAGGTGGCCATTGTGGGCTCCATTTATCTGGTGGGCTACATGGGCTGGTCGGTGGCCTGGCTCATAGCACCGGTCATCCTGTCGGTGGCACGCGACCAGTTGGCCAAGACGTCGGAGAAGAAGCGCGACGTGGCCAAGGCCTCGGCTTTGGCCTCCGAGAAGGACGTAATCCTGGCCAGAATCGATGAGCTGCCCGCGTGGGTCTACTTTCCCGACGTGGAGCGCTGCGAGTGGCTGAACAAG ATCCTGAAGCAAGTGTGGCCCAATGCCAATCACTTTGCACGCACCTTGGTCAAGGAAACCATCGAGCCCAATGTGGCTCTAGCTCTGGCCAACTACAAGATGAATGGATTCCGATTCGATCGCATCATACTGGGCACCATACCACCGCGAATTGGTGGCGTCAAGATCTACGACAAGAACGTGGATCGTAATGAGATCATCATGGATCTGGATCTGTTTTATGCCAGCGATTGCGACATCAATTTCTATTTGGGTGGCATGAAGGGTGGCATCAAGGACTTTCAGATCCATGGCTGGGTGCGTGTGGTGATGAAGCCGCTGATTCGATCGATGCCCCTGGTGGGTGGACTGCAGATCTTCTTCCTCAACAATCCGAATATCGATTTCAATTTGGTGGGCGTGATTGATTTCATGGACATGCCCGGTCTGAGTGACTTGCTGCGCAGGATCATCGTGGAGCAGATTGGCAATGTGATGGTGTTGCCCAACAAACTGCCCATTTCACTCAGCGAAGAGGTCTCGGCGGTGGCCCTGAAGATGCCCGAACCGGAG GGCATTCTGCGCATTCACGTGGTCGAGGCCAAGGACCTGATGAAGAAGGACATCAGTGTGCTGGGCAAGGGCAAGTCCGATCCCTATGCCATCATCAATGTGGGCGCCCAGGAGTTCAAGACCCAGATCATAGACAACAACGTCAATCCCAAGTGGGACTACTGGTGTGAG GCTGTGGTCGAGGTCTCGCAGCATGCCATACTCGTGCTCAGACTTTTTGACTGGGACCGCACTAGTGATGACGAGTCGCTCGGCAG AGCCAGCATCGACATTGCCAGCGTGATCAAGAAAGGCGTTGTGGATAGT TGGCTCACCTTGGAAGATGCCAAGCATGGACTTCTGCATGTCCGCCTGCAATGGTACAAACTCACTGCCGATCCCAATGATCTGCAGCAGATCTTGCTGGAAACTCAACTCCTACGCGTGACCAGCATGAGTTCGGCGGTACTCAGTGTATTCATCGACTCAGCTAGGCATTTGAAG CAAGCGCGATCCAGCTCCAAACCCGATCCCTATCTCGTGTGCAGCGTGAACAAGCAGAAACAGCAGACTGCCATGATAATGCGTGATGATTCTCCCGTTTGGGAGCAGGGCTTCACCTTCCTGGTCAGCAATCCCGATAACGAGTGTCTGAACCTCAAGATCTACGACCAGAAGACCGGAAACGATATCGGCCAGTACACCTACACCCTCAGCACGCTGCTCAAGCAATTCAATATGGAGGTCATACAGCAGCCCTTCCAACTGCAGAAGTCTGGTCCGGAATCGAAACTCTATATGTCGCTTTCACTGCGCATTCTGAAGCCCGGCGAGATTGACAAGGAATCGGATGCCTTGGAGCAAGTGGCGGCCCTCACACGCAGCAGCTCCGTGAAGACACCAGACGTGACTGCAGTTTCACCTCCAGCATTTAAG GAATCTCAGGCAACCAGCAAGCGCTTGTCCGCCGAGTCGCCCATCAGTGAAGAAGATCCAGTGGCGGCTACGAAAGTCTCGCCGGCCATGTCGGCCTCCACCTCCAGTGAAAAGCCCATCAGCGAGCTGGCCACCTCCGTGCTGACCCACCGCTTTCCGGACTCCACCTCCTCGCCCGGCGAACATGGCCTCGGACGGATGCAGTTGTCCATCCGCTACAGCGCCCAGCGTCAAAAACTAGACGTGACCATTCACAAGATCCAGAAGATACCACTTCGCGATCCCAGCAACATACCCGATCCGTATGTTAAGCTGTACCTGCTGCCTGGACGCACCAAGGAGTCGAAACGCAAGACGAGCGTGATCAAGGACAACTGCAACCCCGTCTACGATGCATCCTTTGAGTACCTGATTTCCATTGCCGAGCTCAGGCAGACGGAACTCGAGGTGACGGTGTGCACACAAAAGGGATTCCTATCCGGCGGCAGTCCCATCATTGGCATG CTGAAAATACCTCTGGATGATGCCGAGATAACCACACAAACTGGTTTGAATTCTTGGTTCGACTTGCAGCCTGAAATACGGCACGAGTAG
- the LOC6538696 gene encoding extended synaptotagmin-2-B isoform X1, producing MSDNTPSVPLAEFTIPPDPTETEPFVPLVEAKRMNESPVVAPATPTGNGTPPTQTANGNSTVATKSVSDDNSIFSVFYTLGKKVAIVGSIYLVGYMGWSVAWLIAPVILSVARDQLAKTSEKKRDVAKASALASEKDVILARIDELPAWVYFPDVERCEWLNKILKQVWPNANHFARTLVKETIEPNVALALANYKMNGFRFDRIILGTIPPRIGGVKIYDKNVDRNEIIMDLDLFYASDCDINFYLGGMKGGIKDFQIHGWVRVVMKPLIRSMPLVGGLQIFFLNNPNIDFNLVGVIDFMDMPGLSDLLRRIIVEQIGNVMVLPNKLPISLSEEVSAVALKMPEPEGILRIHVVEAKDLMKKDISVLGKGKSDPYAIINVGAQEFKTQIIDNNVNPKWDYWCEACIFTTIGHYIGFSLWDYDQTMPGVQSDDVLGRASIDIASVIKKGVVDSWLTLEDAKHGLLHVRLQWYKLTADPNDLQQILLETQLLRVTSMSSAVLSVFIDSARHLKQARSSSKPDPYLVCSVNKQKQQTAMIMRDDSPVWEQGFTFLVSNPDNECLNLKIYDQKTGNDIGQYTYTLSTLLKQFNMEVIQQPFQLQKSGPESKLYMSLSLRILKPGEIDKESDALEQVAALTRSSSVKTPDVTAVSPPAFKESQATSKRLSAESPISEEDPVAATKVSPAMSASTSSEKPISELATSVLTHRFPDSTSSPGEHGLGRMQLSIRYSAQRQKLDVTIHKIQKIPLRDPSNIPDPYVKLYLLPGRTKESKRKTSVIKDNCNPVYDASFEYLISIAELRQTELEVTVCTQKGFLSGGSPIIGMLKIPLDDAEITTQTGLNSWFDLQPEIRHE from the exons ATGAG CGATAACACTCCATCGGTGCCCTTGGCGGAGTTCACCATCCCACCCGATCCCACGGAGACCGAACCCTTTGTGCCGCTGGTGGAGGCCAAAAGAATGAACGAATCCCCAGTGGTGGcgccggccacgcccaccggcAACGGCACGCCGCCCACCCAGACGGCAAATGGCAACTCAACGGTGGCTACGAAATCCGTGTCCGATGATAACAGCATTTTCAGCGTGTTCTACACGCTGGGCAAGAAGGTGGCCATTGTGGGCTCCATTTATCTGGTGGGCTACATGGGCTGGTCGGTGGCCTGGCTCATAGCACCGGTCATCCTGTCGGTGGCACGCGACCAGTTGGCCAAGACGTCGGAGAAGAAGCGCGACGTGGCCAAGGCCTCGGCTTTGGCCTCCGAGAAGGACGTAATCCTGGCCAGAATCGATGAGCTGCCCGCGTGGGTCTACTTTCCCGACGTGGAGCGCTGCGAGTGGCTGAACAAG ATCCTGAAGCAAGTGTGGCCCAATGCCAATCACTTTGCACGCACCTTGGTCAAGGAAACCATCGAGCCCAATGTGGCTCTAGCTCTGGCCAACTACAAGATGAATGGATTCCGATTCGATCGCATCATACTGGGCACCATACCACCGCGAATTGGTGGCGTCAAGATCTACGACAAGAACGTGGATCGTAATGAGATCATCATGGATCTGGATCTGTTTTATGCCAGCGATTGCGACATCAATTTCTATTTGGGTGGCATGAAGGGTGGCATCAAGGACTTTCAGATCCATGGCTGGGTGCGTGTGGTGATGAAGCCGCTGATTCGATCGATGCCCCTGGTGGGTGGACTGCAGATCTTCTTCCTCAACAATCCGAATATCGATTTCAATTTGGTGGGCGTGATTGATTTCATGGACATGCCCGGTCTGAGTGACTTGCTGCGCAGGATCATCGTGGAGCAGATTGGCAATGTGATGGTGTTGCCCAACAAACTGCCCATTTCACTCAGCGAAGAGGTCTCGGCGGTGGCCCTGAAGATGCCCGAACCGGAG GGCATTCTGCGCATTCACGTGGTCGAGGCCAAGGACCTGATGAAGAAGGACATCAGTGTGCTGGGCAAGGGCAAGTCCGATCCCTATGCCATCATCAATGTGGGCGCCCAGGAGTTCAAGACCCAGATCATAGACAACAACGTCAATCCCAAGTGGGACTACTGGTGTGAG GCGTGTATTTTTACCACCATTGGTCACTATATTGGGTTTTCTTTGTGGGACTATGATCAGACTATGCCAGGTGTACAGAGCGATGATGTATTGGGCAG AGCCAGCATCGACATTGCCAGCGTGATCAAGAAAGGCGTTGTGGATAGT TGGCTCACCTTGGAAGATGCCAAGCATGGACTTCTGCATGTCCGCCTGCAATGGTACAAACTCACTGCCGATCCCAATGATCTGCAGCAGATCTTGCTGGAAACTCAACTCCTACGCGTGACCAGCATGAGTTCGGCGGTACTCAGTGTATTCATCGACTCAGCTAGGCATTTGAAG CAAGCGCGATCCAGCTCCAAACCCGATCCCTATCTCGTGTGCAGCGTGAACAAGCAGAAACAGCAGACTGCCATGATAATGCGTGATGATTCTCCCGTTTGGGAGCAGGGCTTCACCTTCCTGGTCAGCAATCCCGATAACGAGTGTCTGAACCTCAAGATCTACGACCAGAAGACCGGAAACGATATCGGCCAGTACACCTACACCCTCAGCACGCTGCTCAAGCAATTCAATATGGAGGTCATACAGCAGCCCTTCCAACTGCAGAAGTCTGGTCCGGAATCGAAACTCTATATGTCGCTTTCACTGCGCATTCTGAAGCCCGGCGAGATTGACAAGGAATCGGATGCCTTGGAGCAAGTGGCGGCCCTCACACGCAGCAGCTCCGTGAAGACACCAGACGTGACTGCAGTTTCACCTCCAGCATTTAAG GAATCTCAGGCAACCAGCAAGCGCTTGTCCGCCGAGTCGCCCATCAGTGAAGAAGATCCAGTGGCGGCTACGAAAGTCTCGCCGGCCATGTCGGCCTCCACCTCCAGTGAAAAGCCCATCAGCGAGCTGGCCACCTCCGTGCTGACCCACCGCTTTCCGGACTCCACCTCCTCGCCCGGCGAACATGGCCTCGGACGGATGCAGTTGTCCATCCGCTACAGCGCCCAGCGTCAAAAACTAGACGTGACCATTCACAAGATCCAGAAGATACCACTTCGCGATCCCAGCAACATACCCGATCCGTATGTTAAGCTGTACCTGCTGCCTGGACGCACCAAGGAGTCGAAACGCAAGACGAGCGTGATCAAGGACAACTGCAACCCCGTCTACGATGCATCCTTTGAGTACCTGATTTCCATTGCCGAGCTCAGGCAGACGGAACTCGAGGTGACGGTGTGCACACAAAAGGGATTCCTATCCGGCGGCAGTCCCATCATTGGCATG CTGAAAATACCTCTGGATGATGCCGAGATAACCACACAAACTGGTTTGAATTCTTGGTTCGACTTGCAGCCTGAAATACGGCACGAGTAG